The Methylomonas sp. UP202 DNA window TTTATTATCTGATTGCGGTGTTGCAAGCCGCCAAACTCGAATTGCTAAAGCGCGAGCCCAATTCGCAATGGGTTAGGGCCTTGATGGAGAAGCAATCATGACGTTGCAAAGCTTTTTGGAGATGGGCGGTTATGCCTGGTATGTCTGGCCGTCCTACGGCATCACCTTCGTGGTGTTGCTGATCAATGTGTTGTGGCCGATCGTGCAGCGCAAACAGTTTTTCCGCCAATTGTGGCTCAAGCAAAAACGCGGTCAACAACGATGAAACCGATTCGAAAACAACGCTTGCTGCTGATCGGTTTGATGTTGGCGGGACTGGGTTTGGCCGCCACTTTCGCGCTGAAAGCCTTCAACGAAAATCTGATGTATTTTTTCTCGACCTCGGACGTCAAGGCCGGCAAGGCGCCGGATAATGCCGCATTCCGCTTGGGTGGCATGGTGGTCAAGGGCAGCGTCGAACGACCGGGCAAGGATTTGCTGGTGCGCTTCAAACTCAGCGATTTTAGCCAGGAAGTCGTCGTCGAATACAGCGGCATCTTGCCCGACCTGTTTCGGGAAGGGCAGGGCATCGTCGCCAAGGGCCGACTGGACCCGAATGGCGTATTCGTCGCCGAGGAAGTGTTGGCTAAGCACGACGAAAACTATATGCCGCCGGAAGTGGCCGGTAGCTTGAAAAAACCGGCGGGGCAACGATGATTCCGGAAATCGGCCATTTTTCATTGATACTGGCGCTGGGCATGGCGATCGTGCTGGGCCTGCTGCCGATTGTCGGCGCCGGCCGTAACATCGCCGGTTGGGTGCATGTCGCCAAACCGGCGGCCTTCGGACAACTGCTGTTCATGGCGTTGGCCTACGCTTGTCTGACTTATAGCTTTGTTGTGCACGATTTTAGCGTCGCCTACGTTGCGCAAAACTCCAATACCGCATTGCCGTTTTTGTACTTGATCTCCGGGGTGTGGGGCGCTCACGAAGGCTCGTTGTTGCTTTGGGCCTTGACCTTGGCGATTTGGACCGGCTTGGTCGCGGCTTTTAGCGCCAAGATTCCCGATACCACGCGCGCCAGGGTGTTGGGCGTGATGGGCTTGGTCAGCATCGGTTTTCTGTTGTTTCTATTGTTGACCTCCAATCCGTTCGACCGGTTGTTCCCGGCCCCGGCCGAAGGCCGCGACCTAAATCCGCTATTGCAGGACCCCGGCTTGGCGGTGCATCCGCCGATGTTGTACATGGGCTATGTCGGTTTCTCGGTGGCGTTCGCGTTTTCGATCGCCGCGTTGTTGGAGGGGCGATTGGACGCCGCCTGGGCGCGTTGGTCGAGGCCGTGGACTAACGTTGCCTGGATGTTTCTGACGCTGGGCATCACCTTGGGCAGTTGGTGGGCCTATTACGAGCTGGGGTGGGGCGGCTGGTGGTTTTGGGACCCGGTCGAGAATGCCTCCTTCATGCCCTGGCTGGTCGGTACCGCGCTGATTCACTCTTTGGCCGCCACCGAAAAACGCGGTGTGTTCAAAACCTGGACTGTGTTGTTGGCGATTTTCGCGTTTTCGTTGAGCTTGCTCGGTACCTTTTTGGTTCGGTCCGGAGTGTTGACCTCGGTGCATGCCTTTGCCAGCGATCCGGCGCGCGGGGTATTCATTTTGGTGTTTTTGGCGACCGTGGTGGGCGGTTCCTTACTGTTGTATGCGATCAAGGCCCCCAACGTGAACAGCTCGGCGAGCTTCGATTGGGTGTCCCGGGAAACCGTGTTGTTGGTCAATAACGTGCTGTTGGTGGTGACCGCCGCCAGCATTCTGCTCGGCACCTTGTATCCGTTGGTGATAGACGCGCTCGGCTTGGGTAAGCTGTCGGTTGGTCCGCCGTATTTCAACGCGGTGTTCATTCCGCTGATGGCGCCGCTAGCATTGGTGGTCGGCTTGGGGGTTTTGCTGCGCTGGAAATCCGACGACTTCAAGCGCTTGACCGTTAAGCTGCGCGGCTTGGCGGCGGCATGTCTGCTATTGGCCGTTGCCGCCCCGCTGGCGATGCCATTCTATTCCTGGGCGGCGGCAGTGGGCAGCGCCCTGGCGCTGTGGACCTTAGCGGTGTCGGGTGCCGCTTTCCAACACCGCATCCAAACCTGGTCCTGGGAGCGTTTGAAACAAATTCCGGCCGGTTTTTACGGCATGACGGTGGCCCATTTGGGTATCGCCGTATTCGCGATCGGCATCACCTATACCTCGGTGTACAGCATCGAACGCGACGTGCGTTTGGCGCCGGAAGAAACCCTGGATTTGTTCGGCTACGTGTTTCAGTTCCATGGGGTCAAACAGACTCAGGGTCCAAATTATCAAGCCGAGCAAGGCTTTCTGACCGTCAGCCACGAAGGCCAAATCGTCGCCGAATTGGCGCCGCAAAAGCGGGTTTATCGTGTCCAAAAAATGCCGATGACCGAAGCCGCAATCGATGCCGGCGTGTTTCGCGATCTGTTCGTCGCGTTGGGCGAGCCCTTGGACCAGCAGGGAGCCTGGAGTTTGCGGGTTTATTATAAGGCCTTCATCCGTTGGATTTGGATGGGCGGCGTGTTAATGGCAGTGGGCGGCTTATTGGCGGCCTGCGACCGTCGCTATCGCATGGCGGGTATCAAGAGTCAGGAGAGCCGATGAAATACGTTTTACCGCTATTGCTGTTCATTGGCTTATCGGTATTTTTGGCGATCGGTTTGAAACTGAATCCTCGGGAAATTCCGTCGCCGCTGATCGACAAACCGGCACCGGCATTCAACTTGCCGGTATTGGCCGAGCCAAGTAAGACCCTGACTCCCAATGATTTGAAAGGCAAGGTTTGGTTGCTGAACGTTTGGGCGTCGTGGTGCATTTCCTGCCGCGAAGAACATCCGCTGCTGGTCGAGCTGGCCAAGCAAAACCGAGTCACGCTGATTGGATTAAATTACAAGGACGAAGCTCAGGCCGCCGAACTTTGGCTGGGCAAACACGGTAACCCTTATAACGCCAGCGTCATGGACAGCGACGGCCGCATCGGCATCGACTACGGCGTTTACGGTGTGCCGGAAACCTTCGTAATCGACAAGCGCGGCGTCGTGAGGCATAAACACACCGGACCGATTCAACCGGCCGATCTCGAACAAGTGTTATTGCCGATGATAGAACGTCTGGAAGGGGAGCCTTCATGAAACGCGCGGCCCTGCTGAGTCTGATGCTGATGGCCTCAACGGCCTTCGCCGCCGTGGAGTATCGGGATTTTTCCCAACCCGAGCAAGAACAGGTCTATCAGACCTTGATTTCGGAATTACGCTGCCTGGTTTGCCAAAATCAAACTATCGCCGATTCCAACGCCGATTTGGCCAAGGATTTGCGCGAACAGGTTTATCAAATGCTGCGCCAGGGTAAATCCCGCGCCGATGTGGTCAATTTTATGACCGAGCGTTACGGCGATTTCGTGATGTACAAACCCGCTTTCAATCTTAAAACCGTATTACTTTGGCTAGGGCCTGCGTTATTCTTGGGTGGTGGTTTGATCACGGTAATACTGGTGGCGCGCCGCAAGCGGACCGGGCGAGCAACCGAGCTTGACGCCGCGCAAAAAGCCCGGCTGCAAAAACTATTGGGCGAGGGCGAAGACGCGTGACGACTGAATTCTGGCTTTGGATAGCCGCGCTTTGCGCCGTGGCACTAGCGATTTTGCTGCCACCGTTGTTTCGAAGAGCGCCGATTTCATCGGCCGACGGCGCGCAACGCAACACCGACATCGCTCGCCAACAACTGGCCGAACTCAAGCAACAATTGCAAAGCGGCGCGTTGTCGCCGACGCAGTACGAAGCCCAATACAATGATTTGCAGTTGTCCGTGCTCGACACCTTGGACGACCAAGGCCGGGGGACCACGATTGGCTCTGCCGGTCGCTGGGTTGCCGTGCCGATTGCAATATTGCTGCCGGTGGGCGGCTTGTTGCTGTACGGCATGCTCGGCGAACCCGAGGCGATGAAGAAGGCCGAATGGCAAGCAACCAATCAAAAGCTGGCCGACAACGTCCAAACCATGGTGCAGCGTCTGGTCGATCGCTTGCAACAACAGCCGGACGATCTGGAAGGCTGGATGATGCTGGGCCGATCCTTCGTATACATGCAGGAGTATCAAAAAGCGGCCGAGGCCTTCGGCGAGCTTAATCGGCGCAAGCCGGGCGATCCGGCGGTGATGCTGCGCTACGCCGACGCCTTGTCGATGGCGCGCAACGGCCGGATGAGCGGCGAACCGGCCGACTTGGTCTTCAGGGCCCTGGAGCAAGTCCCGGAAGACCACACCGCACTGTGGCTGGCCGGGATGGCCAAGGCGGAGGCCGGCGATTTTCGGCAGGCCATCGCTTATTGGCAAAAGCTTTCTAAATTATTGCCGGCCGATGACGAGGCTCAACAACAGTTGGCCAATATGATGCGGATGGCCGAAGCGGAAATGGTCAAAGCGCCGCCTTCTAACGCAGCATCCGCGCCGAACGTCGAAATTTCGGTGCGCGCGTCATTGGCGAACGGCCGGACCGCGCCGGCGGATAACACGGTATTTATCTACGCCCAAGCGGCCAACGGCCCAAAAATGCCGTTGGCCATCGTCCGCAAGCAGGTCGCCGACTTGCCGATTGACGTGGTGTTAAACGACAGCATGGCGATGCAACCGCAGTTGCATTTAGCCGACTTTCCGAAATTGCGCATCGTTGCCAGAGTCTCCAAGTCCGGCAATGCGATGCCGGCCGCCGGCGACTTGATCGGCAGCGCCGAACTGAACTTGGCCGATGCCAACCGGCGGGTCAATGTCACCATCGACCAAGAAGTGAAGTAATGGATCAATCCATCCAATTCGACCTGGACCTGATTCACCGCTACGACAAATCCGGTCCGCGCTATACCTCGTATCCGACCGCGTTGGAATTGCACGAGGGTTTTGGCGAGGCGGAATATCGCAAACATATCGAAAAATCCAATGCGGCCGGCGGGCCGTTGTCCTTGTATTTCCATATCCCGTTTTGCGATACGGTATGTTTTTATTGCGCCTGTAACAAGATTGTGACCAAAAACCGGGCGCATTCGGTACCGTATCTGGACAATCTGGTCCGGGAAATCGAAATGCAGGGCGACTTATTCGACGGGTCCCGTCCGGTCAACCAATTGCACTGGGGCGGCGGCACGCCGACCTTTTTGAATTTCGAACAAATGCAACGGTTGATGGACGCCACCCGCCAGCATTTTAATCTGCGTAGCGACGACGGCGGCGAATACTCGATCGAAGTCGATCCGCGCGAAACCAACGATAGAACCATCGCGCAGTTGCGAGAATTGGGTTTTAACCGCATTAGCCTGGGATTGCAGGATTTCGACCCTGCGGTCCAAGTCGCGGTCAACCGTTTGCAGAGCAAGGAACAGACCTTTGCGGTGCTGGAAGCGGCCAGGGCGGAAGGGTTTCGTTCCACCAACATCGATTTGATCTACGGTTTGCCGTTGCAAACCGAGGCCAGCTTCGCGGATACCTTGGATCAAGTACTGGCTTACGCGCCGGACCGCTTCTCGATCTTCAATTACGCTCACATGCCCAGCCGCTTTAAAACCCAGCGGCAGATCGACGAAGCCGATTTACCGCCGCCATCGGTCAAGCTGGATATTTTGCAAATGATCGGCAGGAAACTAACCGACGCCGGTTACGTATACATCGGCATGGATCATTTCGCCAAGCCAGACGATTTGCTGGCGGTAGCACAACGCGAAGGCAAGTTGTATCGAAACTTTCAAGGTTACTCGACCCACTCGGACTGCGATCTGATCGGATTCGGTATTACGTCAATCGGCCGGGTCGGCGATGCGTATATCCAGAACGTTAAGGAACTGGACCCATACGCCGGGCGGATTTCCCAAGGCCGGCTAGCGGTGTTTCGCGGCGTCGAATTGGATGACGACGACAAGTTGCGGCGCGCCGTGATCACTCAGTTAATCTGCCACTTCGAATTGTCTTTTGCGGTTATCGAACGGGAATTCTCGATCCGCTTCGCCCATTATTTCGCGCCGGAATTGGAACATTTGCGGGTCATGCAAGGTGACGGGCTGTTGAGTCTCGACGACGCTGGCGTCCAGGTCTTGCCCGCCGGCCGCTTGTTGATTCGGAACATTTGCATGGTATTCGATAAGTACCTTGCCCAAAAACAACAGCAATTTTCCAGGGTAATTTAAGCGCCGCGTCGGGTTGAATCTCGGACTCCACGGCTTGTTTGTGTATGGGGATTTCCGCCGGTCTCGCCTTACCGACAGGGATAGGTGCAATGCAAAAGTTATCCCCGGCTACCCGACCCGTTACTAACTGCGGCAGGTGCCCGCTGACTGAGTTCGCCGCTAATTTTGCCAGCTAGACTTGGGTTTTCGGCTACGCTTGTAGGCCACATACCATTGTAAAAGGAGCTGGAGCGTATGTCGGCACAACCTCTATCGCTGCGTTTCACCGGAAACGGGAGCGAATATTTTCGAATCTGGATCGTCAATCTGTTGCTCAGTATCGTGACCTTGGGTATTTATTCGCCGTGGGCCAAGGTCAGGCGCAACCAGTATTTTTACCGGCATACCTTACTCGCCGACAGCGGCTTCGATTATCACGGCGACCCGAAGTCGATATTGAAGGGTCGAGTAATGGCGGTGCTGCTGTTTGGTTCCTATTCTTTTTTCAGCCGTTTCGACCCGACCATCGCGGCCGTGATTTTTCTGGCGATTTTAGCGGTGCTGCCGTGGTTGCTGGTGCGGTCGTTGCGGTTTCGCTTGCATAACACCAGCTATCGCGGCTTGCGATTCGGTTTTCACGGCCAGACCGGCCCCGCCTATTGGTATTTATTGGGCGCGCCGTTTTTGGGCGGCGCCACACTGGGTTTGCTGTGGCCGTGGGCGCAACAGCGCATGACGGTTTACACCCGTGATCACAGCAGTTTCGGCTCTGCGCGCTTCAAGTTCGAAGCCACCGCCGGAGCGTTTTACAAAATCTATTTCTGGGTATTCTTGTTGGCGGTGCTGATGTTTGCCGGCGCGGCCGCGGCCATGACACTGATTTTATCGTCCGGCGCGTTTCCGCTGGAAGGCCGGAGCCAAGCCGGCGTGATTGGCGGCGCGGCGGCAGTGTTGACGTATTTTGGCCTAGTGGTGATTGTCTATCCCTTCGTGTCGGCGCGAATGCAAAATCTGATGTGGGGACATACCCGGCTCGGCGCGCACCGCTTCACCGCGCGGGCCAGAGCGCGCGACTTGTTGTGGATCATGATCAGCAATGTGTTACTGATCGGCTTGTCGCTGGGGCTTTTCAAACCGTTTGCCGATATCCGGCTGGCTCGTTATCGCCTGGAAAGTACGGCTTTGTTGCCGGGCGGCAGCCTTGCCGATTTTGTCGCCGGTCTGCAAAGCCAGGCCGGCGCGGCCGGCGAGGAAATCGCCGATATTTTCGATTTCGATATCGCGTTGTGAAGTCGGTTGCCGGCATTTATTTCGACGGCCGGCAGGCGATAGCCCATCGGGTCGTTCTCAGCGTCGAAGCCGGCCGCTTGCATTTGCGAGGCGAAACCGTAAATCGCGACGAGCTGCTCAGCGCGCTAACGATACCGGCACCGCTCGGCCGTTCGCCGCGTTTGATTCTATTCTCCGACGGAGCCCGCTGCGAAGTGGCGGATTCGGTCGGTTTCGCCGACTTGCTGCCGGAGCGGGCCGACGGTTGGTTATCAACCTTGGAAAGTCATATCGTCGCGGCGATAACCGCAGTATTGTTATTGCTGGGATTGACGATTGCCGGCTATCGTTGGGGCTTGCCTTATGCGGCCGAGACAGTCGCGGAAAGGCTGCCGGCCGAGATGTTGACGGAAATGGACCATCAGTTGTTCGCCAACCTCGATCAATATTGGTTGCAGCCCACCAGTGTGGATGAATCGCGTCGCGCGGCCATACAGGCCAAGGCGCTGAGCTTGGCGCCCGATGTCAAGTTCCAGCTGGTGTTTCGCGCCAGCCGCCAGCTCGGTGCCAATGCCTTTGCGCTGCCTGGCGGCACGGTGTTGGTGCTGGACGATTTGATCGGCCTTACAGCCAACGACGACGAGATCGTCGCAGTGCTGGCGCACGAATTCGGCCATGTTCGCGAGAAGCACGCCTTGCGGCAGATGTTACAAGCCACTGTGGTTGGCTTGGCATTGGCGGCCTATCTGGGCGACATCAGTACTCTATTGGCGGCGGCTCCCGCGGTATTGCTGGAGACCGGATATTCGCGCGATTTCGAGCGTTCCGCCGACCGCTATGCGGCCGATTTGCTGATTAGCCATCACCAATCGCCGACCTTGTTGGCCGATATGCTAGACAAGTTGGACGCTTACTGGCGAGAAAGAGACCGCCTGCAACTTGGTGATCGAAAGGGGGAGTTCGGCGAATATTGGTCCACGCATCCTGACAATGCCGAGCGCATCGCTTTTTTGCGGGGGCAGCGCTAGCGAAGCGAATTGGGTTAAAGCCGCTAAGCACGTGATCGCTTGATTTGCATCGGCAAGCGCCCGGTTAGTGTTTAGTCTGGTAAAAGCATGTCGTCGCTCGTGTTCAGCGAAATCGTCGTTCGTTTGACGTCGAAGGCGTTCTATCCGGACTTTGTGCATCGGTGCTGAAGCACGGTGTCTCAATCGGAATTTATATGGTCGTCGGGCCGCTATCTCGTGATCGGTTGTTTGTAGGTCGACTAACCACTCGATCAAGCCCATGCACCAAAATGCAGCGCGATCTCGATTAGCTTGGTGCGGCCGCTCGCTTTAGAGAGCGGCATTCTGCCGGTATCGGCTAACGATCGGTTCACCGACGATGTCGGCTTAGTACGCCGAAACATGAAGATACTATTTTCAAAGGTCGGGTGACGCCGAGATCGGCCATGATTTGGCCGTCTCGGCTCCGGTAGTCGCGCGATGGCTACAAGCCGGCTGAAGCCCCGCCAGTTTGTGCCACCGGCGCGTATGCCGCGGGCCGTCGTAGCCCCCTAGGAGTCTGCCAGGACTGCGGTTTCCAATCTATAGGCACGCAGTACCCTCAGTCGTCGCCTCGGCTAAAGGCCCCTTAGGCTGCAATTGGTGCGAGTTTTGCTTTCTGATCTGCAGGACGCTAAGATCGGCCTTGGGTTTCAGCGGGTTTGTTGCCCGGTCTGTGCTGACTGCCCGATGTTTGAAATTGATATGATAAACCACGGATTATGCCAAACATGCAATGCTCGACCAGATCCTAAGCAAAATCCGCCTGGAAGGCGATCATGCGCTCGGTCATCACCAGAATGTCGAGTTAAGTAGTGCTTTTCAGGCGATTGTCAGTTTGCCGCACCAGCGCGCGGTAGGTTACGAGGCGTTAATCCGGGGCAGGGCGCTCGACGGAAGTGTCGTGGCGCCTCCGCAATTGTTCGAGAGTGCAAAGTCCTTGCAGGATTTGGTTTATCTGGACCGTTTATGTAGAGCCCTGCATTTGCAGAATTTTAAGCGGGCGGATTCCCGCGACAACTGGTTGTTTCTGAATATTGCGCCCGAAGTCATCGTACACGGCTGGCGTTTCGGTATTTTCTTCGCGGAGTTGCTGAAACTGCTAGAAATTCGGCCCGAGCGGGTCGTGATCGAAATCATGGAAAGTCCGTTGTTGGAAGAGCGGCAATTGAATCGGTCGGTCGATTTTTACCGCGAGTTGGGCTGTTTGATTGCGATTGACGATTTCGGCGCGGGACATTCCAATTTTCAGCGGATCTGGCGCATAAAACCACATATCGTTAAGTTGGACCAGTCGATCGTCCGCCATGCGGTAAATAACCCGGTCGCGCGGCGCATGCTGCCCAATATCGTCGCCACGCTGCACGAAGCCGGAAGTCTGGTGTTGATCGAAGGCGTCGAAACGCATGAGGAAGCGATGATCGCGATGCATGCGAATATCGATTTGGTACAAGGCTATTATTTCGGCACCCCGCGCATGGGGGTGCAAGACGCCGAAGAAGCGCGCCCGGTGGTTGCTGAATTATTCGGCCAGTACGCGCTCGATATTGCCAAGCGGAGCGGTCGTTCGCGTTATCCGCATCATATTCAAGCGATGCTGGTGGCTAAACAGGCTCTACAAACCGGTGCCGAAGATCTCGAGAGTCTTGATTGCATTCGCCAATTGTTGGCGCTACCGGGCGCCGATCGCTGTTATTTATTGGGCAGCGACGGCGTGCAGATCGGCGGTAGCGTGCTTGCCGATCACCGCTACGGGACCGCCTCAGGCCGGTTCGCACCGTTGGCGGCCGGAAATCGGGCGAGTTGGCTACGCCGACCGTATCTTTTACGAGCCTTGCAAGGTTCCGAGGATGTGCATTTGACCCGGCCCTATTTGTCGGTGGCAACCGGACGCTTGTGCGTGACCTTGTCGGTGGCCTATCCGTTCGGCGGATCGCCGCGAATTCTTTGTTACGATCTCGATCACGAAACCCTGGAAGCTACACCGATCGACGATGCCATGGTTATCGAATCGGCCGCGGCACTTTGAGTCTCGGCGGTTTCGCGTCGTTAATCGAAACTGTGTATGATTGTTTATCCCTTAAATATTGAGTCAGGAGAGTTTGAATGCATAACGTCACGTTGATCAAAGGCGATGGTATCGGTCCCTCGATCATGGAAGCGGCCGTCGCGGTGATTAACGCCGCCGGCGCGAAAATCCATTGGCACGAGGCCGATGCCGGCATGTCGGCCTACGAACGTACCGGTACGCCCCTGCCCGACGCAACGATGGAATCCATAGCGCAAACCAGGGTGGCCTTCAAAGGTCCGTTGACGACGATGGTCGGCGAGGGCTTTCGCAGCATTAACGTCGAATTGCGCAAGCAATATGATCTTTACGCCAACGTGCGACCGGCCAAAAGCTGGCATGGCGTTAAAACCCGCTACGATGATGTCGATATTGTCATCGTGCGGGAAAATACCGAAGGCTTGTACGTGGGCCTGGAGCATTATCTGACACCGGCCAAGGATATTGCCGAAAGCTTGGCCGTCGTGACCAAAGCGGGGTCCGAGCGCATTGTCGAATATGCCTTCAAATACGCGATCGACAACCATCGTAAGAAGGTCACGGTTTGTCATAAGGCCAATATTTTGAAATTCACCCAAGGCTTATTCTTGAAAACCGCTCGCGAAGTGGCGGCCAAATATCCCAATATAGAGTTCGACGAGAAGATCGTCGATGCGGCCTGCATGCACATGGTCATGAAACCCGAACAGTTCGATGTGGTGGTGACCACCAATATGTTCGGCGACATCCTGTCCGATTTAACCGCCGGTTTGGTGGGTGGTTTGGGGCTCATTCCCGGCGCCAATATCGGCGAGGACGCAGCCCTGTTCGAAGCCGTGCATGGTAGCGCGCCGGACATCGCCGGCAAAAATATCGCCAATCCGACTGCCGTGATGATGGGCGGCGTGATGATGCTGAATCACTTGGGGGAACATGATGCAGCGATCCGCATGCAAAACGCCATTGAAACAGTCGTGAACGGTGGCGTCTATGTAACTCCGGATTTGAACCCGGGCAGCAAATACGGCACCAAGGAAATGGGGCAGGCCATTGTCGATGCGATGGAGTGATTAATCGGCGACGGAGGCGGATATGAGCGCGCGACCTGAATTTGATAAACCGTGGATGTCCGTTGAGGACTATCTTGCGGCGGAATTGCTCAGCGACACCAAGCATGAGTATGACGACGGGGAAGTCGTGGCAATGTCGTGCGTCAGCAAGAATCACGACAGGATTAAGATGAACTTGTCGCGTATCTTCGGCAACCATTTGCAGGACCAACCCTGCGAGCCGTTTAGCTCCGATGTCAAAGTCAAGATCGGCCAGTATTTGTTCTACCCCGATGCGATGATGGTTTGCGAGGATACCTCGACCCACGACTATTACGCCGAGACTCCGGTATTGGTCGTCGAGGTGTTATCCAAATCCACCCGCCGCCGCGACGAAACCATCAAACGCCGCCTATATCAAACCATTGCGACTGTGCAGGAATACGTGCTGATCGAGCAAGACATCGTCGATGTCGAAGTTTGTCGGCGTAGCGAAGGTTGGGTCTTCAATCACTATTTTCTCGGCGACGACGTGCCTTTCGAATCGATTGGCTTGGACCTCGGCGTCGCCGAAATCTATGCCCGAGTCGACAACGACGACATGCGGACCTTCATCGCCGAGCAAACGCTGGCTCAAGAAAATGCCAACGCCAACGCATCCCAAGCCTAATTTTTTTACCGGAAATCATCATGCTAGAACAATACCGAAAACACGTAGCCGAACGTGCCGCTGAGGGCATCGTTCCCAAACCCTTGGATGCCGAGCAAGTCGCGGCCTTGGTCGAATTATTGAAGCAGCCGCCGGCTGGCGAAGAAGCGTTTTTGCTGGATTTGCTCGCGAATCGGGTCCCTGCCGGCGTGGATGAAGCCGCCTACGTCAAAGCCGGCTTTTTGACCGCCGTTGCCAAAGGCGAAGCGTCGTCCGCGCTGATTACGCAGGAAAAAGCCACCGAGTTGCTCGGTACCATGCTCGGCGGCTACAACGTCGCGCCGTTGATCGAACTGCTCGATCATGTGACGTTGGCGCCGATTGCCGCGAAAGCCTTGTCGCAAATCCTGCTGATTTTCGATGCCTTCCACGATGTGCAGGAAAAAGCCGAAGCCGGCAACGCTTACGCGAAACAAGTGCTGCAATCCTGGGCTGAGGCCGAATGGTTTACCGCCAAGCCGGAAGTGCCCGAAAAACTCACGGTTACTGTGTTCAAGGTTACCGGCGAAACCAATACCGACGATCTGTCGCCGGCGCCGGACGCCTGGTCGCGGCCGGATATTCCCTTGCACGCCAAAGCCATGCTGAAAATGCCGCGCGATGGCATCACCAACGCCGAACAGCAAATTACCGAGCTAAAAGCCAAGGGCTTTCCGGTAGCCTACGTCGGCGACGTGGTTGGCACCGGATCGTCGCGCAAATCCGCCACTAACTCGGTGTTGTGGTTCATGGGCGACGACATTCCGTTTATCCCCAATAAACGCGGCGGCGGCGTCTGTATTGGCGGCAAGATTGCGCCGATTTTTTTCAATACCATGGAGGATTCCGGGGCATTGCCGATCGAATGCGATGTGACCGGCATGGCGATGGGCGATGTGATCGATATTTTTCCTTATCAAGGTGTCGTCAAACGCCACGGCAGCGAAGAAATCATCTGCGAATTTGCGTTAAAAACCGAAGTGATTTTCGACGAAGTCCGTGCCGGCGGTCGTATTCCGTTAATCATCGGTCGCGGCTTGACCGACAAGGCCCGACTAGCCTTGGGCTTGCCGGCATCAACCGTGTTCCGCCGCTTAGGAGAAGCCGCGGATACCGGCAAAGGCTACACGCTGGCGCAAAAAATAGTGGGCAAGGCTTGCGGTGTGGTCGGTGTCAGACCCGGCAGTTACTGCGAACCGAAAATGACCACCGTCGGTTCGCAAGACACCACCGGACCAATGACCCGCGACGAATTGAAAGACCTGGCGTGTTTAGGTTTTTCGGCGGACTTGGTGATGCAGTCCTTCTGCCACACCGCCGCTTATCCAAAGCCGGTCGATGTGCAAATGCAGCATACCTTGCCGGACTTTATCATGACCCGTGGTGGGGTATCGCTGCGTCCAGGCGATGGCGTGATTCACTCCTGGCTGAACCGGATGCTGTTGCCCGATACCGTCGGTACTGGTGGCGACTCGCATACCCGTTTCCCGATTGGTATCTCGTTTCCCGCGGG harbors:
- a CDS encoding Uma2 family endonuclease is translated as MSARPEFDKPWMSVEDYLAAELLSDTKHEYDDGEVVAMSCVSKNHDRIKMNLSRIFGNHLQDQPCEPFSSDVKVKIGQYLFYPDAMMVCEDTSTHDYYAETPVLVVEVLSKSTRRRDETIKRRLYQTIATVQEYVLIEQDIVDVEVCRRSEGWVFNHYFLGDDVPFESIGLDLGVAEIYARVDNDDMRTFIAEQTLAQENANANASQA
- the acnB gene encoding bifunctional aconitate hydratase 2/2-methylisocitrate dehydratase translates to MLEQYRKHVAERAAEGIVPKPLDAEQVAALVELLKQPPAGEEAFLLDLLANRVPAGVDEAAYVKAGFLTAVAKGEASSALITQEKATELLGTMLGGYNVAPLIELLDHVTLAPIAAKALSQILLIFDAFHDVQEKAEAGNAYAKQVLQSWAEAEWFTAKPEVPEKLTVTVFKVTGETNTDDLSPAPDAWSRPDIPLHAKAMLKMPRDGITNAEQQITELKAKGFPVAYVGDVVGTGSSRKSATNSVLWFMGDDIPFIPNKRGGGVCIGGKIAPIFFNTMEDSGALPIECDVTGMAMGDVIDIFPYQGVVKRHGSEEIICEFALKTEVIFDEVRAGGRIPLIIGRGLTDKARLALGLPASTVFRRLGEAADTGKGYTLAQKIVGKACGVVGVRPGSYCEPKMTTVGSQDTTGPMTRDELKDLACLGFSADLVMQSFCHTAAYPKPVDVQMQHTLPDFIMTRGGVSLRPGDGVIHSWLNRMLLPDTVGTGGDSHTRFPIGISFPAGSGLVAFAAATGVMPLDMPESVLVRFKGQMQPGITLRDLVNAIPYAALKSGSLTVAKQGKKNVFSGRILEIEGLPDLKVEQAFELSDASAERSAGGCTIKLNEAPIREYLNSNITLLKWMIAEGYGDVRTIQRRIKAMQDWLANPVLMEADQDAKYAEIIEIDLNEITEPLLACPNDPDDIKPLSEVAGTKIDEVFIGSCMTNIGHFRAAGKLLEKAGALPTRLWVAPPTKMDQNQLIEEGYYGTFGKVGARTEMPGCSLCMGNQARVAEGSTVVSTSTRNFPNRLGNGANVYLSSAELAAVCSLLGKIPTPEEYMQYAALIDQSSADTYRYLNFNQIDSYQTKADQVA